The following proteins come from a genomic window of Papaver somniferum cultivar HN1 unplaced genomic scaffold, ASM357369v1 unplaced-scaffold_65, whole genome shotgun sequence:
- the LOC113343700 gene encoding DDT domain-containing protein DDR4-like produces MEEEAETVVETPISPQPQQRSLEEEDDDEKQINTPNEKNNHHSSNSHYSGRKERLQRACTARSASRLYPTATPAVDKKAIAQAKKERIEQQQEQRECSKIITPLVNSPSPSQIPRWNLRSMWELASLLNFLHVFRPLLNITIEITAEELETALIMSSSALDDIHIPLLKAIPPVTRMAMGRATWVTALCRKLRDWWHWVADGELPIVASQGAEIEAYKMLDPATRVVILKALCDIRVEQEDIRNYIDDSVKRGIHLSVFRKERIGGDSQGTSYWYEDDPVIGHRLYREVRKIEVKKVKATKGRFQSIPTVHCQWETVATNFDEFVDVSEKLFSSKNRTEIAVGKKLKNDMLPEIEKIHKRKERLLKKQQREAILLDNCVGADGLGPGRALRDRKPVTYTFDDFDRSINEAIKITKRKQPSPEPIVKKESVAKPEPSTNGRSNGPSSTPRHASYDETSPISTDYDENDEDNQSGPLDRGNRRRQRPQRYSAREFVEAVSDNEDFDSDDDIVGEAIYDEEYLRSRKQRKVSSSSEGDEEYHWDEENVDDEEEEEEEESPSSTDSEEPNRPRKSQNRNSSRNRTRKLRSVDELQSGLRRSRRSTRNRINYRQIEMSESEADSAKLENSIPEVHSDASNSEEYSNGIQHSQEGNKDEQETKVDQPVEAFDEMNIDQQQQQPVQDYKDPTPAFEDPTPAFQETHAAVLEIDGVGKRRFLDLNELAPGTGFDDSPKAFMRDEDKYF; encoded by the exons atggaagaagaagcCGAAACCGTAGTTGAAACTCCGATCTCTCCTCAGCCACAACAAAGatctttagaagaagaagatgacgatgAGAAACAAATTAACACTCCCAATGAAAAGAACAACCACCACAGCAGCAATAGCCATTACAGTGGAAGGAAAGAGAGATTACAAAGAGCATGTACAGCACGTTCAGCATCAAGACTATATCCAACTGCAACACCAGCAGTAGATAAAAAAGCTATTGCTCaagcaaagaaagaaagaattgaACAACAACAGGAGCAAAGAGAATGTAGTAAAATTATTACCCCATTAGTTAATTCACCATCACCTTCACAAATACCTAGATGGAATCTTCGCTCTATGTGGGAATTAGCTTCTCTTCTTAACTTTCTACAT gtgtttaggCCGCTACTGAACATTACTATTGAGATTACTGCGGAAGAGCTTGAAACTGCACTCATTATGTCTAGTAGTGCTTTGGATGACATTCACATACCGTTGCTAAAG GCAATCCCTCCTGTTACTCGGATGGCCATGGGGCGTGCCACTTGGGTTACGGCATTATGCAGAAAGTTAAGGGACTGGTGGCATTGG GTTGCAGATGGGGAATTACCAATTGTTGCATCACAAGG GGCGGAAATCGAAGCATATAAGATGCTTGATCCTGCAACTCGAGTAGTGATTCTGAAAGCGCTATGTGATATACGTGTTgag CAAGAAGATATCAGAAACTATATTGATGATAGTGTGAAACGTGGCATACACCTTTCAGTATTTCGTAAAGAGCGTATAGGTGGTGATTCACAAGGAACTTCATATTG GTATGAGGATGATCCTGTAATAGGTCACCGATTATACAGGGAAGTTAGAAAAATTGAGGTAAAGAAGGTCAAGGCAACAAAAGGGCGGTTTCAGTCAATTCCCACTGTGCATTGCCAATGGGAAACAGTTGCCACCAATTTTGATGAATTCGTAGATGTTTCT GAGAAGCTTTTCTCTAGTAAAAACAGAACAGAGATTGCTGTAGGGAAGAAGTTAAAAAATGACATGCTTCCAGAGATTGAGAAGATTCACAAG AGGAAAGAGAGATTGCTGAAAAAGCAGCAGAGAGAGGCTATCCTTCTTGACAACTGTGTGGGTGCAGATGGCCTTGGCCCAGGACGCGCCCTTCGTGACCGAAAACCAGTGACATATACTTTTG ATGATTTTGATCGGTCCATCAATGAGGCTATAAAAATAACCAA GCGAAAACAACCCTCTCCAGAACCCATCGTCAAAAAAGAATCAGTTGCAAAGCCTGAGCCATCTACCAACGGTAGATCGAATGGTCCCTCCAGTACCCCTCGGCATGCCTCCTATGATGAGACGTCTCCAATTTCAACAgattatgatgaaaatgatgaagacAACCAATCCGGACCTCTAGACCGGGG GAACCGGCGAAGGCAGAGACCTCAGAGATATTCAGCTAGAGAGTTTGTTGAAGCTGTTTCAGATAATGAAGACTTCGACAGCGATGATGATATTGTTGGAGAAGCAATTTATGATGAAGAATATCTGAGGAGTCGCAAACAGAGAAAGGTTTCCAGTAGCTCTGAAGGAGATGAGGAGTATCACTGGGATGAAGAAAATGTGGATGacgaggaagaagaggaagaggaagaatctCCAAGCAGTACTGATTCGGAGGAGCCAAATAGGCCTAGAAAATCACAGAATCGCAATAGCAGCAGGAACAGAACCAGGAAACTGCGATCTGTTGATGAGCTGCAGTCGGGGCTGAGGAGGAGCAGAAGGTCCACCAGGAATCGAATAAATTATCGGCAAATTGAAATGTCTGAATCTGAAGCTGATTCTGCAAAACTGGAAAACTCAATACCAGAGGTGCACTCGGATGCCAGTAATAGTGAGGAATACTCAAATGGAATTCAGCATTCCCAAGAAGGAAACAAGGATGAACAGGAAACAAAAGTTGATCAACCGGTTGAAGCTTTCGACGAAATGAACATtgatcaacagcaacaacaaccagTTCAGGACTATAAAGATCCTACTCCGGCATTTGAAGATCCTACTCCGGCATTTCAGGAAACACACGCTGCAGTTCTAGAAATTGACGGCGTTGGGAAAAGGCGATTTCTGGACCTGAATGAGCTTGCCCCTGGTACAGGTTTTGATGATAGTCCTAAAGCATTTATGAGAGATGAAGATAAATACTTCTAG
- the LOC113343731 gene encoding HIPL1 protein-like, protein MGSYWVAVLLLISQLFVLPNPSSSYPLCTDARAPFTTNTSLEFCGYDGKVCCNSADDSKLEKQFNSMSISDPACASLLKSILCSSCDQFSGELFKIESGIQTIPVLCNSTAASSASKSQVTSFCSNVWDTCSDVSVMNSPFAPALQGKAGAPVNSTSSKLTDFWQSKTDFCNSFGAPQGSTGNESICFDGAPVSLNNDTETPKPPKGLCLEKIGNGSYLNMVAHPDGSNRAFFSNQEGKVWLATLPEVDSGGTMELDESSPFLDATDEVHFDTVFGVMGMAFHPDFVRNGRFFLSYNCDKVKSSRCSGRCSCNSDANCDPSKLNPDEDGAQPCRHHTVIAEYSANSTGSKASLAKTANPLEVRRTFTMGLPFTGHHAGQILFGPEDGYLYYMMGDGGSKNDPYNFSQNKKSLLGKIMRLDVNNIPSATEINDLGLWGNYSIPKDNPFADDKDLQPEIWALGVRNPWRCSFDSERPSYFLCADVGQETYEEVDLISKGGNYGWRMYEGYGPNELIQSATKNVSMSDLNLIYPVMGYSHSEVNENEGSASIIGGYFYRSMTDPCMNGRYLYGDLYATALWAAQEYPINSGNFTTSKIPFSCASDSPIPCASLPKTSLPSLGYIYSFGEDNKKDIYVLTNTGVHRVVRPSRCNYSCSKENTTRITNPPSPAPSSPSSASTLVNTMKNEIVFLISASFLVFLGFIL, encoded by the exons ATGGGTAGTTATTGGGTTGCCGTTCTGCTTCTTATCTCTCAATTGTTTGTGCTTCCTAATCCTTCTTCCTCATACCCTTTGTGCACCGACGCAA GAGCACCTTTTACCACAAACACTTCTCTGGAGTTTTGTGGTTACGACGGAAAAGTATGTTGTAACTCTGCAGACGACTCAAAGTTGGAGAAACAATTCAATTCTATGAGCATTTCTGATCCTGCATGTGCTTCTTTATTGAAATCCATCCTTTGCTCG AGTTGTGATCAGTTCTCTGGAGAACTATTTAAAATTGAATCTGGAATTCAGACTATTCCCGTTCTATGCAACTCTACTGCTGCATCATCTGCGTCTAAGAGTCAAGTAACTAGTTTTTGTTCAAATGTTTGGGATACATGTAGTGATGTATCTGTGATGAATTCACCTTTCGCCCCGGCATTACAAGGTAAAGCTGGTGCTCCAGTGAATTCCACTTCTTCCAAGCTGACAGATTTTTGGCAATCAAAAACCGATTTCTGCAACTCATTTGGTGCACCACAGGGGTCTACTGGTAATGAATCCATATGTTTTGATGGTGCACCAGTTTCATTAAATAATGATACTGAAACTCCAAAACCACCAAAAGGTTTATGCCTGGAGAAAATCGGGAATGGGTCATACCTGAATATGGTTGCTCATCCCGATGGGTCTAACCGCGCCTTCTTTTCTAACCAAGAAGGGAAAGTATGGTTGGCAACTCTTCCTGAAGTGGATTCTGGAGGAACAATGGAACTCGATGAATCCAGTCCTTTCTTAGATGCAACCGATGAAGTACATTTTGATACCGTTTTTGGGGTGATGGGAATGGCATTTCATCCAGATTTTGTTAGAAATGGTCGGTTTTTTCTTTCGTATAACTGTGATAAGGTCAAATCATCAAGATGTTCTGGAAGGTGTTCATGTAACTCAGATGCAAATTGTGATCCTTCGAAACTCAATCCCGATGAAGACGGGGCTCAACCATGTCGGCACCATACTGTTATTGCAGAATATTCTGCTAATAGTACTGGATCAAAGGCTTCATTG GCAAAGACTGCTAACCCTTTAGAAGTGAGACGGACTTTTACGATGGGTCTTCCGTTTACAGGACATCATGCAGGGCAAATTCTTTTTGGACCAGAGGATGGGTATTTATACTACATGATGGGAGATGGAGGAAGCAAAAATGATCCTTACAACTTTTCCCAGAACAAGAAATCATTGCTTGGAAAGATTATGAGGCTCGACGTCAACAATATACCAA GTGCAACTGAAATCAATGACCTTGGTTTATGGGGAAACTATTCTATCCCGAAGGACAATCCATTTGCTGATGATAAAGACTTGCAGCCTGAAATTTGGGCTCTAGGAGTAAGAAATCCTTGGCGTTGTAGTTTTGACTCAGAGCGACCTTCTTACTTCCTTTGCGCTGATGTTGGACAG GAGACATATGAAGAAGTTGATTTGATCTCTAAAGGTGGAAACTACGGATGGCGAATGTATGAAGGCTATGGACCTAATGAACTTATACAATCTGCTACGAAAAATGTGTCCATGAGTGATTTAAACCTTATATATCCGGTAATGGGATATAGTCATTCTGAGGTAAATGAGAATGAAGGATCCGCGTCAATCATAGGTGGTTATTTCTATCGATCCATGACTGATCCGTGTATGAATGGAAG GTATTTATATGGAGATTTATATGCAACTGCTCTATGGGCAGCACAAGAATACCCTATAAACAGTGGGAATTTTACAACTTCAAAGATTCCTTTCAGCTGTGCAAGTGATTCGCCGATCCCATGTGCCTCACTTCCAAAAACTTCTCTCCCTAGTCTGGGTTACATATACTCATTTGGTGAAGACAACAAGAAAGACATCTATGTGTTAACAAATACTGGTGTACATAGAGTAGTTCGACCTAGTCGTTGCAATTACTCGTGCTCTAAAGAAAACACTACGCGTATAACTAATCCACCCAGTCCTGCCCCGTCTTCCCCTTCCTCTGCTAGCACGTTAGTGAACACCATGAAAAATGAGATTGTGTTCTTAATCTCAGCTTCGTTTTTGGTTTTCCTTGGCTTTATCTTGTAA